One Pseudomonas sp. FP1742 genomic window carries:
- a CDS encoding malic enzyme-like NAD(P)-binding protein, with protein MSDLKTAALEYHANPRPGKLSVELTKATATARDLSLAYSPGVAEPVREIARDPELAYKYTGKGNLVAVISDGTAILGLGNLGPLASKPVMEGKGVLFKRFAGIDVFDIEVDSESPQAFIDTVKRISITFGGINLEDIKAPECFEIERALIEQCDIPVFHDDQHGTAIVTAAGMINALEIAGKTLPEAKIVCLGAGAAAISCMKLLVSMGANIENIYMVDRTGVIHSGRDDLNQYKAVFAHATDKRTLADALEGADVFVGLSGPNLLSAEGLKSMAANPIVFACSNPDPEISPELAHATRNDVIMATGRSDYPNQVNNVLGFPFIFRGALDVRAKRINEEMKVAAANALRELAKLPVPQEVCDAYGGIKLEFGREYIIPKPMDARLITLISDAVAKAAIETGVATLPYPKNYPLKSVDDVFNG; from the coding sequence ATGTCTGATTTGAAAACTGCCGCTCTCGAATATCACGCCAATCCTCGTCCAGGGAAGCTGAGTGTCGAGCTCACCAAGGCCACTGCTACCGCCCGCGACCTGTCGCTGGCCTACAGCCCCGGCGTAGCCGAACCAGTACGCGAAATCGCCCGCGATCCTGAACTGGCCTACAAATACACCGGCAAAGGCAACCTGGTTGCAGTCATTTCCGATGGCACCGCGATTCTGGGCCTGGGTAACCTCGGTCCATTGGCTTCCAAGCCGGTGATGGAAGGTAAAGGTGTTCTGTTCAAGCGCTTCGCCGGCATCGACGTGTTCGACATCGAAGTCGACTCCGAAAGCCCGCAAGCCTTCATCGACACCGTCAAGCGTATCTCCATCACCTTCGGTGGCATCAACCTGGAAGACATCAAGGCACCTGAGTGCTTTGAAATCGAGCGCGCTCTGATCGAGCAGTGCGACATTCCGGTATTCCACGATGACCAGCACGGTACTGCGATCGTGACCGCTGCCGGCATGATCAACGCCCTGGAAATCGCCGGTAAAACCCTGCCGGAAGCCAAGATCGTCTGCCTGGGCGCCGGTGCTGCCGCCATCTCCTGCATGAAATTGCTGGTGAGCATGGGCGCCAACATCGAAAACATCTACATGGTTGACCGTACCGGTGTGATCCACTCCGGCCGTGACGACCTGAACCAGTACAAGGCCGTCTTCGCTCACGCGACCGACAAGCGCACCCTGGCTGACGCACTGGAAGGCGCTGACGTATTCGTTGGCCTGTCCGGTCCGAACCTGCTGAGCGCTGAAGGCCTGAAGTCCATGGCGGCCAACCCGATCGTGTTCGCATGCTCGAACCCGGATCCGGAAATCTCCCCGGAACTGGCGCACGCCACTCGCAACGACGTGATCATGGCCACCGGCCGTTCGGACTACCCGAACCAGGTCAACAACGTACTGGGCTTCCCATTCATCTTCCGTGGTGCCCTGGACGTTCGCGCCAAGCGCATCAACGAAGAAATGAAAGTGGCTGCCGCCAACGCCCTGCGTGAACTGGCCAAACTGCCAGTGCCTCAGGAAGTGTGCGACGCCTACGGCGGCATCAAGCTGGAATTCGGTCGTGAGTACATCATCCCGAAACCAATGGATGCTCGTCTGATCACCCTGATCTCCGATGCCGTGGCCAAGGCCGCAATCGAGACCGGCGTGGCGACCCTGCCGTATCCGAAGAACTACCCGCTCAAAAGCGTGGATGATGTGTTCAACGGCTAA
- a CDS encoding penicillin-binding protein 1A, with product MIRLLKFFGWSIVAVFCGLLLGLSGAFLYLSPGLPSVEALRSIQLQIPLRVYSSDNKLIAEFGEMRRTPIRFADIPPNFINALLSAEDDNFANHYGVDPSSLMRAATQLVKSGHIQSGGSTITMQVAKNFFLTSERSFSRKTTEILLALQIERQLTKDEILELYVNKIYLGNRAYGIEAAAQVYYGKSIRDVSLAQMAMIAGLPKAPSRFNPLANPARSKERRDWILGRMYKLGKITEADYTAAINEPLNASYHVPTPEVNAPYVAEMARAEMVGRYGSDAYTEGFRVTTTVPSDLQEMANTAIHEGLMTYDQRHGYRGPESRLPGKTREAWTLELTKQRTISSLEPAIVTQVDKNGVQVLTRTGEEHVAWDTMKWARPFLNTNSMGANPKQPSDVAQVGDLIRVQRQPDNSLKFSQIPQAQGALVSLDPQNGAIRSLVGGFAFEQSNYNRAMQAKRQPGSSFKPFVYSAALDNGYTASSLVNDAPIVFVDEYLDKVWRPKNDTNTFLGPIRMREALYKSRNLVSIRLLQALGVDRTIDYISKFGFNKQDLPRNLSLALGTATLTPMEIATGWSTFANGGYKISPYIIDKIESRNGDTLFVANPPSVPKGNVVSDGIAIPAANTFTVNAIPGEAPGAQPVSQAPAVAERIIDGRTTYILNSMLEDVIKLGTGRRALALGRSDIAGKTGTTNESKDAWFSGYNADYVTTVWTGFDQPESLGKREFGGTVALPIWMNYMGAALKGKPPHTQPEPEGILSLRVDPVSGRAATPSTPGAYFELFKAEDTPPSVNELGNGNAPGSPLPADEAAPIDLF from the coding sequence TTGATTCGTCTGCTGAAATTTTTCGGTTGGTCCATCGTCGCCGTTTTCTGCGGACTGCTCCTGGGTCTGAGTGGCGCCTTTCTTTACCTTAGCCCTGGATTGCCATCCGTGGAGGCGCTGAGAAGTATTCAGTTGCAGATTCCTTTGCGGGTGTACAGCAGCGACAACAAATTGATCGCAGAATTTGGCGAAATGCGCCGCACGCCAATCCGTTTCGCCGACATTCCGCCCAATTTCATCAATGCGTTACTAAGTGCTGAAGACGATAATTTCGCCAACCACTACGGCGTCGATCCCAGCAGCCTGATGCGTGCCGCCACCCAACTGGTGAAGAGCGGACACATTCAGTCCGGCGGCAGCACCATCACCATGCAGGTGGCGAAGAACTTCTTCCTGACCAGCGAACGCAGCTTCTCGCGCAAGACCACCGAAATCCTCCTGGCCCTGCAGATCGAACGGCAGTTGACCAAGGACGAAATCCTCGAGCTGTACGTCAACAAGATTTATCTGGGCAACCGCGCCTATGGCATCGAGGCGGCGGCGCAGGTCTATTACGGCAAGTCGATCCGTGACGTCAGCCTGGCGCAGATGGCGATGATCGCCGGCCTGCCAAAAGCCCCGTCGCGCTTCAACCCGCTGGCCAACCCGGCCCGCAGCAAGGAACGTCGCGACTGGATCCTGGGGCGCATGTACAAGCTCGGCAAGATCACCGAAGCCGACTACACCGCGGCGATCAACGAGCCGCTGAACGCCAGTTACCATGTGCCGACCCCGGAAGTGAACGCACCGTACGTCGCCGAAATGGCCCGTGCCGAAATGGTCGGCCGCTATGGCAGCGATGCGTACACCGAAGGCTTCCGCGTCACCACTACGGTGCCGAGCGATTTGCAGGAAATGGCCAACACCGCGATTCACGAAGGTTTGATGACCTACGATCAACGGCACGGATATCGCGGCCCCGAGTCCCGCCTGCCGGGTAAAACCCGAGAAGCCTGGACCCTGGAACTGACCAAGCAGCGGACCATCAGCAGCCTGGAACCGGCGATCGTGACCCAGGTCGACAAGAACGGTGTGCAGGTGTTGACCCGCACCGGCGAAGAACACGTCGCCTGGGACACCATGAAGTGGGCCCGTCCCTTCCTGAACACCAACAGCATGGGCGCCAATCCGAAGCAGCCGTCGGATGTCGCCCAGGTCGGTGATCTGATTCGCGTGCAACGTCAGCCGGACAACTCGCTCAAATTCAGCCAGATTCCGCAGGCCCAAGGCGCACTGGTTTCCCTCGATCCGCAGAACGGTGCCATTCGTTCGCTGGTCGGCGGTTTCGCCTTCGAGCAGAGCAATTACAACCGCGCCATGCAGGCCAAGCGCCAGCCGGGCTCGAGCTTCAAGCCGTTCGTCTATAGTGCCGCCCTGGATAACGGCTACACCGCCTCCAGCCTGGTGAACGACGCACCGATCGTGTTCGTCGACGAATACCTGGACAAGGTCTGGCGCCCGAAGAACGACACCAACACGTTCCTGGGCCCGATCCGCATGCGTGAAGCGCTCTACAAGTCGCGCAACCTGGTGTCTATCCGCCTGCTGCAAGCGCTGGGCGTCGACCGCACCATCGACTACATCAGCAAGTTCGGTTTCAACAAGCAGGACCTGCCACGCAACCTGTCCCTGGCACTGGGCACCGCGACCCTGACACCAATGGAAATCGCTACTGGCTGGAGCACTTTCGCCAACGGCGGCTACAAAATCAGCCCGTACATCATCGACAAGATCGAAAGCCGTAATGGCGACACGCTGTTCGTCGCCAATCCGCCGAGCGTTCCAAAAGGCAACGTAGTCAGCGACGGCATCGCCATTCCGGCCGCCAATACCTTCACGGTCAACGCCATCCCAGGCGAAGCGCCGGGCGCCCAGCCAGTGTCACAAGCGCCAGCGGTGGCCGAACGTATCATCGATGGTCGCACCACCTACATCCTCAACAGCATGCTCGAGGACGTGATCAAACTCGGTACCGGCCGTCGCGCGCTGGCCTTGGGCCGCAGTGACATCGCGGGCAAGACCGGCACCACCAACGAGTCCAAGGACGCCTGGTTCTCCGGCTACAACGCCGATTACGTGACCACCGTCTGGACCGGCTTCGACCAACCGGAAAGCCTGGGCAAACGCGAGTTCGGCGGCACCGTCGCCCTGCCGATCTGGATGAACTACATGGGCGCCGCCCTCAAAGGCAAGCCGCCTCATACCCAGCCGGAACCGGAAGGCATCCTCAGTCTGCGGGTCGACCCGGTCAGCGGCCGTGCAGCCACCCCAAGCACCCCTGGCGCCTACTTCGAACTGTTCAAGGCCGAAGATACGCCACCGTCAGTCAACGAGCTGGGTAACGGCAATGCGCCAGGCAGCCCGCTGCCTGCGGATGAGGCGGCGCCGATCGATTTGTTCTGA
- a CDS encoding pilus assembly protein PilM, translating to MLGLFNKKTSALLGIDISSTSVKLLELSRQGDRYRVEAYAVEPLPASAVVEKNIAELEGVGQALARVLLKAKTSLRNVAVAVAGSAVITKTIEMDAGLSDDEMENQLKIEADQYIPYPLDEVAIDFEVQGASARNPERVNVLLAACRKENVEVREAALALAGLTARVVDVEAYALERSFGLLATQLAASQEHLTVAVVDIGATMTTLSVLNNGRIIYTREQLFGGRQLTEEIQRRYGLTVEQAGLAKKQGGLPDDYVNEVLQPFRDALVQQVSRSLQFFFASGQYSSVDHILLAGGTASVPGLDRLIEQRLGTPTQVANPFSNMTLGSKVNASALASDAPALMIACGLALRSFD from the coding sequence GTGCTAGGACTCTTCAATAAAAAAACCAGTGCGCTTTTGGGGATCGACATCAGCTCCACGTCGGTGAAGCTGCTGGAGTTAAGCCGCCAGGGCGACCGTTACCGGGTCGAGGCCTATGCGGTCGAGCCGCTGCCCGCCAGTGCCGTGGTCGAAAAGAATATCGCCGAGCTCGAAGGCGTGGGGCAGGCTCTTGCGCGCGTGCTGCTCAAGGCCAAAACCAGCCTCAGGAACGTCGCCGTGGCTGTCGCCGGTTCGGCGGTGATCACCAAGACCATCGAGATGGACGCCGGTCTTTCCGACGACGAGATGGAAAATCAGCTGAAGATCGAGGCCGATCAGTACATCCCTTATCCATTGGATGAAGTCGCGATCGATTTCGAAGTGCAGGGCGCATCGGCGCGCAACCCCGAGCGGGTCAATGTGCTGCTGGCCGCCTGTCGCAAGGAAAACGTCGAGGTTCGTGAGGCGGCCCTGGCCCTGGCCGGGTTGACCGCGCGAGTGGTCGATGTCGAAGCCTATGCCCTGGAGCGATCGTTCGGCCTGCTGGCAACCCAGCTGGCCGCCTCTCAGGAGCATCTGACCGTGGCGGTGGTCGATATCGGCGCCACCATGACCACCCTGAGCGTGCTGAACAATGGGCGGATCATCTATACCCGCGAACAATTGTTCGGCGGTCGTCAACTGACAGAAGAAATCCAGCGCCGTTATGGCCTGACGGTCGAGCAGGCGGGGCTGGCGAAGAAGCAGGGCGGTCTGCCGGATGATTACGTCAATGAAGTCTTGCAGCCGTTTCGTGATGCGTTGGTGCAACAGGTGTCGCGTTCGTTGCAGTTTTTCTTTGCCTCCGGCCAGTACAGCTCGGTCGATCACATCCTCCTTGCCGGCGGCACCGCCTCGGTCCCCGGGCTGGACCGGTTGATCGAGCAGCGCCTGGGTACACCGACCCAGGTTGCCAATCCATTCTCCAACATGACTCTTGGCAGCAAGGTCAACGCCAGTGCCCTGGCCAGCGATGCGCCGGCACTGATGATCGCCTGCGGGCTGGCCCTCAGGAGTTTCGACTGA
- a CDS encoding PilN domain-containing protein — MARINLLPWREELREARRKRFLLALVGVLVGSVGALLITDQIINGAIDRQVARNDYIARQIAVVDERIKQISDLKARRQQLVERMRIIQDLQGNRPISGRIFDQLARTLPDGVYFTEVKMVGKTLSITGAAESNNRVSDLMRNLDASDWFEAPNLTEVKATTAGQLDQANVFQLTVRQTQPAIVGGG, encoded by the coding sequence ATGGCACGGATCAATCTATTACCCTGGCGTGAAGAGTTGCGCGAAGCGCGTCGCAAACGCTTTTTACTGGCATTGGTCGGTGTGCTGGTGGGATCGGTCGGGGCGCTGCTGATCACGGACCAGATCATTAACGGCGCCATTGATCGGCAAGTTGCCCGTAACGATTACATTGCCAGGCAGATTGCCGTGGTTGATGAGCGGATCAAACAGATCAGCGACCTGAAGGCCCGTCGCCAGCAACTCGTCGAGCGCATGCGCATCATCCAGGACCTGCAAGGTAACCGGCCGATCAGCGGGAGGATTTTCGATCAGTTGGCGCGTACCTTGCCGGACGGTGTGTATTTCACCGAAGTGAAAATGGTCGGCAAAACCTTGTCCATCACCGGCGCGGCGGAGTCCAACAATCGTGTTTCGGATTTGATGCGCAATCTTGATGCGTCCGACTGGTTCGAGGCGCCCAATCTCACGGAAGTCAAAGCGACCACTGCCGGTCAGCTGGATCAGGCCAATGTATTCCAGTTGACCGTCCGTCAGACTCAGCCGGCCATTGTGGGGGGGGGCTAA
- the pilO gene encoding type 4a pilus biogenesis protein PilO, translating to MRPSEWFEGLRQIDINDLDTNNMGSWPPAIKALASALLMVLVLAMGYSFLISDLQSHLDVKREEESTLKEQFATKAHMAANLELYTQQMKEMENSFGMLLRQLPSDTEVPGLLEDITRAGLGSGLEFEEIKLLPEVTQQFYIELPIQITVTGAYHDLATFVSGVAGLPRIVTLHDFDLVPANPDGGPKLRMSILAKTYRYNDKGLQK from the coding sequence ATGAGGCCGTCCGAATGGTTCGAGGGGTTGCGTCAGATCGACATCAACGATCTGGACACCAACAACATGGGGTCCTGGCCACCGGCGATCAAGGCCCTGGCGAGTGCTTTGCTCATGGTTCTGGTGCTGGCCATGGGCTACAGCTTCTTGATCAGCGACCTGCAAAGCCACCTGGACGTCAAGCGCGAGGAAGAGTCCACGCTCAAGGAGCAGTTTGCGACCAAAGCCCACATGGCGGCCAATCTGGAGCTGTACACCCAGCAGATGAAGGAAATGGAGAACTCCTTCGGCATGTTATTACGGCAATTGCCCAGCGACACCGAAGTGCCCGGACTGCTGGAGGACATCACCCGCGCCGGTCTGGGCAGCGGCCTGGAGTTCGAAGAGATCAAGCTGCTGCCGGAGGTCACCCAGCAGTTCTACATCGAACTCCCTATACAGATCACCGTCACCGGCGCTTATCACGACCTGGCCACGTTCGTCAGCGGCGTGGCGGGGTTGCCGCGAATCGTCACCCTGCATGACTTTGACCTGGTGCCGGCCAATCCCGATGGCGGTCCGAAGTTGCGCATGAGCATCCTTGCCAAGACCTACCGCTACAACGACAAGGGGTTGCAGAAATGA
- a CDS encoding pilus assembly protein PilP, producing the protein MSPIRCLSMVMCLVVLAGCGGDNGFSDIDAYLNEVRLRAPGKIEPTPTFQSYPTFTYNAASLRSPFSRQVRVDLAGQKHGSRNVKPDPNRVKQFLEGFNIEQFEMVGTISNASGSFALLRGAGGVHRLKVGDYLGRNDGRIVAISASQVDVVEIVPDGEGAWLERPRTIPLKEHS; encoded by the coding sequence ATGAGCCCGATTCGTTGCCTGTCGATGGTTATGTGCCTGGTCGTCCTGGCCGGTTGTGGTGGCGACAATGGGTTCAGCGACATCGACGCGTACCTGAACGAAGTGCGTCTGCGTGCGCCCGGAAAAATTGAACCAACGCCGACGTTCCAGTCTTATCCGACATTCACCTACAACGCTGCCAGCCTGCGCAGCCCGTTTTCCCGGCAAGTCAGAGTCGATCTGGCCGGTCAGAAGCACGGCTCGCGCAACGTCAAACCCGATCCCAACCGGGTCAAGCAATTCCTCGAAGGCTTCAACATCGAGCAATTTGAAATGGTCGGCACCATCTCCAATGCCTCGGGCTCCTTTGCGCTGCTGCGTGGGGCGGGCGGAGTGCATCGGCTGAAAGTCGGCGATTACCTGGGACGTAATGATGGGCGGATCGTCGCCATCAGCGCTTCGCAAGTCGATGTGGTCGAAATCGTTCCCGACGGCGAAGGCGCCTGGCTGGAGCGGCCGCGAACCATCCCTTTGAAAGAGCACTCATAG
- the pilQ gene encoding type IV pilus secretin PilQ, with translation MNRIFSTFGISLWIAFLSPLVQAANLKALDVAALPGDRVELKLSFDGPPPQPHGYTTEQPARIALDLPGVTSQLASKSRDLGGGNARSATVVEAKDRTRLIISLTQLTPYNARVEGNNLFVVVGQAAGSKASKPIASAPRAATAVPAPARASAPVGKAIRGVDFQRGTQGEGNVVIDLSDPSIAPDIQERDGKIVVGFTKTQLPERLRVRLDVKDFATPVQFVNASATGDRAIISIEPSGAFDYSTYQTDNKLTVSIRPMTVDDLQKRNAERFAYSGEKLSLNFQDIDVRSVLQLIADFTNLNLVASDTVQGGITLRLQNVPWDQALDLVLKTKDLDKRKIGNVLLVAPASEIASRERQELESQKQIAELAPLRRELLQVNYAKAKDIAELFKSVTSADAKTDERGSITVDERTNNIIVYQTQDRLDELRRIVAQLDIPVRQVMIEARIVEANVDYDKSLGVRWGGSAQKGNWNTSGVNGSSTTAGTPGSTSTNSPFVDLGTSANTSGIGIAFITDNVLLDLELTAMEKTGNGEIVSQPKVVTSDKETAKILKGTEIPYQEASSSGATSVSFKEASLSLEVTPQITPDNRIIMEVKVTKDEPDYLNKVQDVPPIKKNEVNAKVLVNDGETIVIGGVFSNTQSKVVDKVPFLGDVPYLGRLFRRDVVSEKKSELLVFLTPRIMNNQAIAVSH, from the coding sequence ATGAACAGGATTTTCTCAACCTTCGGTATTTCGCTATGGATAGCGTTTCTGTCGCCGTTGGTACAGGCGGCCAACCTCAAAGCGCTGGATGTCGCCGCGCTGCCTGGTGACCGTGTCGAACTGAAGTTGTCGTTCGACGGGCCGCCGCCGCAGCCTCATGGCTATACGACTGAGCAGCCTGCGCGGATTGCGCTGGACCTGCCGGGGGTTACCAGCCAGCTGGCGAGCAAGAGCCGAGACCTGGGCGGCGGCAATGCCCGCAGCGCCACCGTGGTGGAAGCCAAGGACCGCACGCGGTTGATCATCAGTCTGACTCAGCTGACTCCGTATAACGCACGTGTTGAAGGCAACAACCTGTTTGTGGTCGTCGGGCAGGCGGCCGGTAGCAAGGCGTCCAAACCGATTGCCAGCGCACCGCGCGCGGCCACTGCGGTACCCGCACCCGCCAGAGCCAGTGCTCCCGTGGGCAAGGCCATCCGTGGCGTGGATTTCCAGCGTGGCACCCAGGGTGAAGGCAATGTGGTTATCGATTTGTCGGATCCGTCCATTGCCCCGGACATCCAGGAGCGCGATGGCAAGATCGTCGTCGGTTTCACCAAGACTCAATTGCCTGAACGGTTGCGCGTACGTCTGGACGTCAAGGATTTCGCTACCCCGGTGCAGTTCGTCAACGCCAGCGCCACGGGCGACCGGGCCATCATCAGTATCGAGCCCAGCGGCGCCTTCGATTATTCGACCTATCAGACCGATAACAAACTGACGGTCAGCATCCGCCCGATGACGGTCGATGACTTGCAGAAACGCAACGCCGAGCGTTTTGCCTACAGCGGTGAAAAGCTCTCGCTGAACTTTCAGGACATCGATGTGCGCTCGGTGCTGCAATTGATCGCCGATTTCACCAACCTCAATCTGGTGGCCAGCGATACGGTGCAGGGCGGTATTACGTTGCGACTGCAGAACGTGCCGTGGGACCAGGCACTGGACCTGGTGCTGAAAACTAAAGATTTAGACAAGCGCAAGATCGGTAACGTGCTCCTTGTGGCGCCCGCCTCTGAAATCGCCTCACGTGAGCGGCAAGAGTTGGAGTCACAAAAACAGATTGCGGAACTGGCGCCGCTGCGTCGTGAGCTGCTGCAGGTCAACTACGCCAAGGCCAAGGACATCGCAGAGCTGTTCAAGTCGGTGACTAGTGCCGACGCAAAAACCGATGAGCGTGGCTCGATCACTGTTGACGAGCGAACCAATAACATCATTGTCTATCAGACTCAGGATCGCCTCGACGAACTGCGTCGCATCGTGGCGCAACTGGATATTCCGGTGCGCCAGGTGATGATCGAGGCACGCATCGTCGAAGCCAACGTCGATTACGACAAAAGCCTTGGCGTGCGCTGGGGTGGTTCGGCGCAAAAGGGGAACTGGAACACATCCGGGGTCAACGGCTCTTCGACCACCGCCGGCACACCGGGCAGTACCAGCACCAACTCACCGTTCGTCGACCTGGGGACCTCGGCCAATACCTCGGGGATCGGCATCGCATTCATCACCGACAATGTGCTGCTGGACCTTGAGCTGACGGCCATGGAAAAAACCGGTAACGGGGAAATCGTCTCGCAGCCCAAGGTGGTCACGTCCGACAAGGAAACCGCGAAAATCCTCAAGGGCACCGAGATTCCCTACCAGGAAGCCAGCTCCAGCGGCGCCACCTCGGTGTCGTTCAAGGAGGCTTCGCTGTCTCTGGAAGTGACGCCGCAAATCACCCCGGACAACCGCATCATCATGGAGGTCAAGGTCACCAAGGACGAACCGGACTACCTGAACAAAGTGCAGGACGTACCACCGATCAAGAAAAACGAGGTCAACGCCAAGGTATTGGTCAACGACGGCGAGACCATCGTCATTGGTGGGGTTTTCTCAAATACTCAGAGCAAGGTTGTAGATAAGGTGCCATTTCTCGGCGATGTGCCGTATCTTGGCCGCCTTTTCCGGCGTGACGTGGTCTCGGAGAAAAAATCCGAGCTGCTGGTGTTTCTCACTCCGCGTATCATGAACAATCAGGCGATTGCTGTGAGTCATTGA
- the aroK gene encoding shikimate kinase AroK yields MRNLILVGPMGAGKSTIGRLLAKELRLPFKDSDKEIELRTGANIPWIFDKEGEPGFRDREQAMIAELCASDGVVLATGGGAVMREANRRALHAGGRVVYLHASVEQQVGRTARDRNRPLLRTADPAKTLRDLLAIRDPLYREIADLVVETDERPPRMVVLDILERLQQLPPR; encoded by the coding sequence GTGCGAAATTTGATTCTTGTTGGACCGATGGGGGCTGGTAAAAGCACCATCGGCCGGTTGCTGGCCAAAGAGCTGCGCCTGCCGTTCAAAGATTCCGATAAGGAAATTGAATTGCGCACGGGCGCCAATATCCCGTGGATTTTCGATAAGGAAGGCGAACCAGGCTTTCGTGACCGCGAGCAGGCGATGATTGCCGAGCTGTGCGCGTCCGACGGCGTGGTGTTGGCGACCGGTGGCGGAGCGGTGATGCGCGAGGCCAATCGCCGGGCGCTGCACGCCGGAGGTCGGGTGGTCTATCTGCATGCGTCTGTCGAGCAGCAGGTCGGCCGAACGGCTCGCGACCGCAATCGGCCATTGTTGCGCACCGCCGATCCGGCCAAGACCCTGCGGGACTTGCTGGCGATCCGTGATCCGCTGTATCGGGAAATTGCCGACCTGGTGGTGGAAACCGATGAGCGGCCTCCGCGGATGGTAGTGCTCGACATTCTCGAGCGCCTGCAGCAGCTACCGCCCCGTTAA
- the aroB gene encoding 3-dehydroquinate synthase: MQTLKVDLGERSYPIHIGEGLLDQPELLAPHIRGRQVAIISNETVAPLYLERLTRSLAQFSVISVVLPDGEAFKTWETLQLIFDGLLTARHDRRTTVIALGGGVIGDMAGFAAACYQRGVDFIQVPTTLLSQVDSSVGGKTGINHPLGKNMVGAFYQPNVVLIDTATLNTLPARELSAGLAEVIKYGLICDEPFLTWLEDNVDRLRALDQAALTYAIERSCAAKAAVVGADEKETGVRATLNLGHTFGHAIETHMGYGVWLHGEAVAAGTVMALEMSARLGWISEQERDRGIRLFQRAGLPVIPPQEMTEADFLEHMSIDKKVIDGRLRLVLLRHMGEAVVTDDYPKEVLQATLGADYRALAQLKG; this comes from the coding sequence ATGCAGACACTCAAGGTTGATCTAGGCGAGCGCAGCTACCCGATTCATATTGGCGAAGGTCTGTTGGATCAGCCTGAGTTGCTGGCCCCGCATATCCGCGGGCGGCAGGTGGCGATCATCTCCAACGAGACTGTTGCGCCGCTCTACCTGGAGCGTCTGACCCGCAGTCTCGCGCAGTTCTCGGTGATTTCCGTGGTGTTGCCCGACGGAGAGGCCTTCAAGACCTGGGAAACCCTGCAGCTGATTTTCGACGGTCTGCTGACCGCGCGGCACGATCGCCGCACCACGGTGATCGCCCTCGGTGGCGGGGTGATCGGTGACATGGCCGGTTTCGCTGCCGCCTGTTACCAGCGTGGTGTCGATTTCATCCAGGTGCCAACCACGTTGCTGTCGCAAGTCGATTCCTCGGTGGGCGGCAAGACCGGGATCAATCACCCGTTGGGCAAGAACATGGTCGGCGCCTTCTATCAGCCCAACGTGGTGCTGATCGATACCGCCACCCTCAACACCCTGCCGGCCCGCGAACTGTCTGCCGGGCTGGCGGAAGTCATCAAGTACGGGCTGATCTGTGACGAGCCGTTCCTGACCTGGCTCGAAGACAACGTCGATCGGCTGCGAGCGCTGGACCAGGCTGCCCTGACTTATGCCATTGAGCGCTCCTGTGCGGCCAAGGCTGCAGTGGTCGGCGCCGACGAAAAAGAAACCGGTGTGCGCGCCACGCTGAACCTCGGCCACACCTTCGGCCACGCGATCGAAACCCATATGGGCTATGGTGTCTGGCTACACGGTGAAGCAGTCGCTGCTGGCACCGTAATGGCTCTGGAAATGTCCGCGCGCCTGGGCTGGATCAGTGAGCAGGAGCGTGATCGCGGTATTCGCCTGTTCCAGCGTGCGGGCCTGCCGGTCATCCCGCCGCAAGAGATGACCGAAGCCGATTTTCTCGAACACATGTCAATTGACAAGAAAGTGATCGACGGTCGTTTGCGCCTGGTGCTGCTGCGCCACATGGGCGAAGCGGTAGTGACCGACGATTATCCGAAAGAGGTTTTACAGGCCACGCTGGGAGCGGATTACCGCGCCCTGGCTCAGCTTAAAGGTTAA